The following is a genomic window from Bubalus bubalis isolate 160015118507 breed Murrah chromosome 6, NDDB_SH_1, whole genome shotgun sequence.
GCTCAGATCCAGAGGCACTGTGCCAGCTGCACACCCTGACACCCAGGGAGCCTGGCGCAGCGCTAGTACAAGGCTCTCTTCCTAAGACACAGTCTGCCTCTGTCATCTAGAGGGAGTCtcctccattatttccccatGGGACTTCGATCACACACCCTCATGGGACTTCTGGCCCGCACTTCTTCTCTCCACCCTTACAGGTTTCCTGACAAAGGTTTTCATTACATCTCACACGTGTCTTTTAGCAGGAGTTCCAGTGAtgaccaggaaaaaaaatccccagatACCAAGACCTCAAGGcagcccccttccctgggatgcCCTCTTTTCCCAGCCCTGCTCTTGTCACATGCCTGGGTCACGTCCTGCATGCTCCGGCGAAGCTGTTCGGTGTCCCGCTGGTACTGTTGCCTCACGTGCTCTACCTCCTGGTCCCGGGAGGCCACCTCCTCCTTCAGGGCACCCTTCAGGGCCGTCAGCTCCCGCTCCCGCAGCCTCAGCTGCTCCTCCACCCTCTGTTTCCCCTCCAAGACCTCCTCCAAAAGCTCCCGGGTCTCTATCAGGTCCTGGGGAAAGTGAAGGTGGAAGTACAGAGGTGACCATATTAGAATCCACCTGTctgttaattcattcattcattaatccaGTCAGTCaaaaaatatgtattgagcaCCTCTGATCTGCTAGGCATGTGAACAGGTGCTCTCTGCCCTCTACAATGCCTAGTTAGGCTAAAGGAAATCCACCATTCTGTCTCTGGGATCACCCCACCACTGAGCCTGCCTGAAAGCACCCTAAAGAGACAGTCAGCTACCTCCTCCCCATACTTTGGGGAAACATAGATGAGCAGACTTGAGGATGCTCTTGCTGAAAGGGAGCAGAGATGAGAGTACCCCACCCTGGGCTTTCCCTGGtgtcagatgataaagaatctgcaaagcaggagacctgggtttgatctctgggttgggaagattcccctggagaagggaatggcaacccactccagtattcttgactggagaattccatggacagaggagcctggcgggggctacagtccatggggccacagagttggacatgactgaagcaattaatACACACACCCTCCTCCCTACCTTCATTAGCACCTCCTTAGCAGCTTCAGGACCGTGGGCCTGTTTCAGCTTGTCCTGCAGCTCCATCACCTGGGTCTCCAGCCCATGCCGTACCCTTTCACCCTGGTCCAGGAGAAGCTTCATGTTCTGGAGCCTAATAATCAATTACAGACCACATTATTGAGCATTAAGTGTCAGTCCATTTTCTAAACACTTTACTTATAGTAATTCCTTTAAACTTCCTTCAAGCATTTGTTCAAATCTAAACAATGTCTCCCCTGTTTGATTTAATACTATAACCTGCTCCCCTACAACCCAGCCCTCCTAAGGTTCTTTAACCTACTCTACTTACCACCTTCTCACATGTTACACATTTACTTACATAATATGCTTATTGTTTACTGTCTGTTTTTCCTCACTAGAAACTTTGCTTTATGGTTCACTGATGAACCATAGGAATCTAGATCAGTACCAATATATAATACTGATCACAAAACTTCTGCTACATGAATGattgaatcctcacaacaatctggtgaggcaggtattattattaagcccattttacagattaagaacTTGATGCACAGAGGCAAACCCAGGCAGCCTAACTCATGCACTATGAGCATATCTGATAGAAAAGGTAAAGAGAAAGGTCTCATCTTTAACCATCTCTGTCTGCCCCTTTCAGCTTCTGGAGATTTCCCTGTCTCCCCCAGCGCTGGGGGAGTCTCTGAATCTGGCTGAGGTCCCCACATGGCCCTGCGCGCACCAGCTGCACTCACTCCTTGGTACTCTGCTGggcctcccccttcctcctctccagcaGCTCCTGCAATCGGCTGCACTCTtctgccttctcctccagctgCCGTTCCAGCCCCACCTGGGACGGCTCTAGCTTCTGCCGTTTCTGGCAAAGGAAAGGAGAATGAAACAGGTGAAGGGTAGGTCAAGCCTCTCAGAAGGACCAGGATTAATGGAAATGTCTAACACCTATTGATACTCACTATGTGACAGGCGCTGAACTAGGAACCTTATGTATATTATCTGCATTTAAGCCTCAGATGAAACCTTGTAATGGTACTTATACTTGTAATGGTTTAAAATATGTccacagattctttgccattccTTTCAAAAGGTGAAACCTCTCCCCTTGTGCAGAGGCTGGACTTAAATAGACTCCCCTGGAGTACAGGCCATCTCTTCTAacaaagagacaaaggaggaagTGATATGTCACTTCTAAGACTAGGTCATAAAAAGGCACTGCAGCTTCCTTCTAAGCTTCTCTCTTGAATCACCCACTCTGAGGGAAGGTAGTTACCACACTGTGAAGACACTCAAGCAGCCCTATGAAGAGGTCCACGTAGCAAGAAACTGAGGCCTCCAACTAACCACCATTGAGTAAGCCATGCTAGAAGTAAATCCTGCAACTCCGGTCAAGTATCCTAATGACGAGACCCCCAGCCAATATCTTGACTGGAAGCTCATTACAGgccctgagccacaactacccAGTTAAGTGGCTCCCAGACCTTGGACACTCTGATACTGGGCGATGTTTGTTTTGAGGTAATTTATTACACAgtaataactgtgtgtgtgtgctcagttgtgtctgactctttgtgacccatggactgtagactaccaggctcctctgtctacggaattttccagacacgaatactggagtgggttgccatttcctactccaagggatcttcccaacccagggatcgaacccccaccTCCTGCACCACCTGggctggcaggcggattctttaccactgtgccaaggTAGaagcagtgttaaaaaaaaaaaggagtacaAAGGCTTGAGCATAAGACtgacctgaattttaaaattcctctACAGCTTACCACCTTGGGCAATTCATTTCATCTTTCTGATCCTCAACTTTCTTATCACACAAGGGTCCAGGATACCTACTTTACAGGGTCACTATAATCGTTACATATTACTCGGGATAGTACCTACTACAATAATTCAGCTCAATAAATGGCAGCTACTATCACTGCCATCATTATGAtaatgatgaaaagaactgaggtaaataatttgctcaagattTATACAGTcagtaagtggtagagctgggcttccctggtggctcagatggtaaagaatctgcctgccttgtgggagacctgagttcaatccttgggttgggaggagggcatggcaacccactccagtattcttgtctggagaatcccatggacagaggagcctggcgggctacagtccatgaggttgcaaagagtcggacacagctgagcgactaagcacagcacaaggggCAGAGCTAGGACAGGACTGTCCAGAGGAACAGAATGAAAAGTAGTTGGACCCCTGATGAATGTGTTCTTCCTCTCCAGGCTCCGGAGAACCCCCAAAGTCCTTCCTGGGACTAGCACACACTCTTATCTCATCTCACAGGACACACAAGTGCTCTTCCCACTGCTTGGAAGGGCCCATCCAGGCCAAGTTTCTTCTCCCATGTGGTCCTTCACCCCTCCTGCACCTCTGATCCTCTCCTCACCTTCACCTCGTCATCCAGCTTTTTCTGTAGCTCCTCCACTTTTTGGGTGAGTTCAGCCTGCCCTGCCTTAGCAGTACCAGGAGAAGTCATCTGCCagagacacagtggggaaagaagTGAGTCCACATCCAGATCCTGAGGCGCATGAGGCCCTAAGCCTGCCCCCCCACTCCACCATGAGAAGGCCACTCACCACCAGAGGCTGCAACTGCTCCAGTACCAAACTGACCTTCCTCCTCACAGAGGTTTCACTTTCTGAGCTTCTGGAGGATGAAAGGACAGACACAAAGGTAAGGGGAGGCAAGGATGGAAGAGatgagggaagggaagagatgaGCAAGGAAGATGGGGAACAAAGCTAGAAGAACAAGAAAGTGACTCTGCTGTTGGGAGAGGTCCCCACTCACCCCTCTCTCAGGATGCCATAGATGGTGGCCTTCACGTGATCCATACTGCCTGGTGGGGCGGCCTCCTGCTGGTCTCGGAGAAGGTCTGGAGTTGATTTGAACTACACAAGAAGTAAACCCAAAGAAATGGGGAGGTTGAGAAGATTAAGCCAGAAGCGTGTATGGGGTTCAGGTAGAAGAGAAGTGGCAGTTGGGAGATGAGGCCCTTCAAGCACGAAGAACGAGCCTGAAATGGGGTACAGAGGCAATACTTCTGAGGCCAGAGCAACAGGCCAGGAAGGATCCACGTCTCACTATTGCTGCAAACCAGATTTTGCTCGACAGGCAGCTCTCAACCAGTTGTGAGCTGTGTCAAAGGCTATTTGTCACTAATGGCAGTTAATGTACTAGAATGTGTAAATGATTTACTTTTAGAATAGATTTAACTTTGTCTCAGAGTAACGTCACTCCCCTACTCACTCACATTCCTGAGTGGGAGACAAAGGTGGGAGTTTTGGCCAGAGCAGCAGAGAGCCACTCATATCCTCCAAGCCTGCTTCACTTctgtggcagccctagcaaatgcTAGCGACTGAGGCACACACAGTGGTCTGGCAAGAACGAGTTAGCTCTCCAGGCTTGTGAATGGTGATTTCACAGTTACTTCCACTTCCTTTACAATTCTGCCCATGGAAGTATCTTGTACACGTGAATATCATCTGTTAAGCAGATGGATAAAGTGGAAGACAAAATGTAGACTCTGCTATAGAGCATCTGAGTCCACTAGGGGGCCCAGGGCTGCTGGGTTGGGGCTGATGAGAAGGGGCCAGGGGTTGGAAGCCACAGAAGGGTGGGGTCTGACCTGTAGCACTGCAGGGTCCTGTACCCTCCCCTGTGGCTCCTCAAAACTCTGAAGGACCCAGTCCTGGGTCTGACGGGCACGGCTAAAGCTGCCTAGAGAGCTCTGGGCTGACGGTTTCGACCTGCCCGTGTGCTGGTCATGCTTTGTGCCAGGGATCCAGTGATCAGGGGACTGGCGCTCCCGTTCCTGGAGGGTGGCCCGTGGCAGCCGGTTGTCCAGGCTCTGGCTCCGCTTGCGCTGTTCAGGGGGCAGCATCCGCGTGCGGCGGCCAGTCCGGCCCCGGGTCTGGCCCCCATGGTGACTGTCAAACTTGTTGATGAGTGAGTCCACCGAAGACAGGGGCGCAGTGTCAATGGTGTTGCCCGGGGAAGTCCCCTGGGGGGCCAGCTCCAGCAGGCTGGTGCTCCTATTGTCTGGATCCATCAGGGAAGGGCctgccagggaggcctgggactGGGAGCGGAGTAGCCTTCCATTCCAGTGGGCCCCGGGCTCCTCATCTGAGGTGCTGCCCTGCGAGGGGGCAGGCAACTCCCTGGCCTGAGAGTAGGGGCTCTCGGCATGTTCCGAGTCAGAGCTCAGAGCTCCTGGCGCCCCTCGGTTGTTGGCCCCTTTGATCTGGACCCCAAAGGAGTCACCGCCTTTCTCTCCACTGTTAAGCACTACAAAGGGCTGCCCAGCGATGCCCTGCACGCGCACAGCAACCCCGTAAGTACTGGCTCTTGCATCCTTAGCTGGCCGTCGCCCACCACGACGTAGGGTGCCTATCTCTGCCTCACCCACTGGTTCTGTGATGAAGCGAATCTGGACTCCATGGTCAACAGGGCCCCGGGGCTCGGCCATGGTGGACGCCTGCTCCATGGATAGGAGGGGTCCTGGAAGATGAAGGAAAGAGCTTAAGCTGAGAGATTAGAAATCGAAACCCAGAAACCTCCACGTGCCCAGCTTCTACGAGGCTGACTGCCTGCCAGTTCCCTCTATACAAAATAGTGATTCTCATACTTCATCTGAGCAGCAGCATCTGAaggacttgttaaaacacagactccacccccacctcccccccccccccccccccgaccctCCGCAGAGTATCAGACTCAGGAGGTAGTCCCCAAGCGTGGGTTTACATTTCTAAGTTCCCAGGAAATGCAGATGCCGCATCCAGATTCCACACTTTGAATGACTGGCTCTCTCCTAGACATCTTTTTGTccctttggggttttttgtttgtttttattatttactcatttactgGGCTGTGCCGggtctagttgtggcatgcaggatcttagctgtggcacatgagatctagttccctgaccaggaatcgaacccagccccctacattgggaaggtagtcttagccactggaccaccagggaagtacctttTGGTCCCTTTTGAATCTGCTACCTTTTGAATCTGGTCCCTTTTGAGTACTGCCTACTCAAGAaaaaagtaagtgttagtcacccagtcaagtccaactctttgcaaccccatggactgtagccagccaggctcctctgtccatgggattctccaggcaagaatactggagtgggttgtcatttccttctccaggggatcctcctgacccagggatagaacccaggtgtcccacactgcaggaggattctttactatctgagccaccagggaagcccactcaagaaaagatttaaataacatttaagagTACCAGTCCAGGGagttccccggtggtccagtagttagaagttcatgctttcactgctggggccagggttcagtccctggttggggaactgagatcccgcagGCCATGTAGGATGAGTCCAAGAGGCCCCAGGGCAGGCAGACTTGTCCATCTGAGGGCCAGAGCCAAGACCACCTGCAGGTCGCCTCCCTAGGTCCATACTGCCTAAGCCCAGAGTCAGCAGATGGAATGTAGTCCAGGTATGTGCTGGCTCCAGGAACTTGGGGAGGAGAATTTCTCCTCTAAGCAAATAAAAAACCAGCTTCCCCCGCCCCTTCTGCTAACCTCCACCAGGGCCTAGCACCAAACTGGAGGAGGAGCCTCTGAAGTGCCAGAGACACAAACATACCTAACTCAACCCTCCAGAAGAGCTCTGGGCCAAGGAAACTTGGCAAGGCCCCTTTCAGGCAGGGACTGTAGAAGGGCTAAGCAGCCCATGAACCAGCGGGAGCAAGGAAAGGAGGGGCAGAGCTCTAGGTGAGACAAGGCTTGGAGTAAGAGCATTCCTAACATTCCCAGTCCCTCCCCTCCAGAGGAAGATACAGAGGGGAGGAACCCCTTATCAGCAATGGTTCTTCACCTTTTTGGTATTTGAGAAAACGTGAAAGCAATGCACCCTTCCCCCAGGTGGCAGCTCACCCAGACTTTTAGCACAGCATCTCAAAAGGTCCTCAAAGCCCACCTGTGAACCCGAGGACCCCATCCTTCCACTGTGCAGACAATAGGGAGGACCAACCTCTCTGGACCAACCAACCTCTGACTCAGATACCCAAGACAGCAAGATACTTAGTTGGTAGGACCCTATGCTGGAATTCAAGTAAGAAATAGAACcagagggattccctggtgactcaatgataaacaatccacctgccaaggcaggagacacagattcagggatctgggaagatcccacatgctgtggagcaactaagcccatgtgctacaactacttagcctgtgctctagaacctgggagccacAATTACTAAAGCCCAGACGCCCTGGAGCCCATCCTCCACAACAAGGGAATGAGAAagccaatgagaagcccatgcaccactaatagaaaaaagctcaagaagcaatgaagacacagcatggccaaaaataaataaataattcttttttaaaaagaaaagaaataggacCAGAAAAGAAGCTACAAGGCAAAGGTATAAGTTCTCCAAGCCACTCATCCGATAGAAAAGGCTCTGGACTAGACTCCGGATCTGACCTGGAATCCTTGTTTCTGCTCTTCATTTAATGTATATTACCTTGGATAAATCACAACTTTTctaagcctgtttcctcatctgtaagatggacaTAATGATACTACCTCACAAGGTAGATAATTGCCCAAGAGAATTAGACAATAACAATTATATGGGTATATGCaactataaaaatttattaagttATACACaagatttttgtcctttatttacTTAgattctacttcaataaaaagagggaaaatgacAAGATAGTAAACATGAACACACCTAGCAGCAAAAGACTGTCACAAAGTTGTCGACAAATGTTATCCTGCACATATGCTGCTCCTTTCAAGGGGGCCTTCTTGGCTTCATTTGGTTTACAGAAGGatgtcacttcctcagagaagcctttccTGACCCTTCCCTCCCACAGACTAGATCAGATACATATTATACGCTCCACAGATGGCCTCATGAGTTtgcctcagtttatttttttaatttatttttaattggagaatgattgctttacaatgttgcgttgctttctgccatacaacaacatgaatcagccgttaAGTAtatacatgtcccctccctcttgagtatatacacctcccaccccctaccccatcccactcccCTAGGTTGCCATAGAGGACtaggttgagctccctgagttatacagcaacttcccatgagtgatttgttttacatatggtaacacaTGTGTTTCCATGCTAcgctctcaattcatcccactctcttctttcccagcCATGTccctaagtctgttctctacatccacgtctgttcctgccctgcaaataggtccatcagtaccatttttccagattccacatgtgtgcattaatatacaatatctaTTTttccctgacttacttcactctgtataactggctctaggtttatccacctcactagaaccgATTCAAATTCATTccctttcatggctgagtaatattccattgtatacatgtaccacaattATATATTTATCAGAGGGACAATTTGTTTCCTGTTTCCTCCACTCGATTATAAGctcctggaggggaaaaaaacattgCTCTCAGCTGActcctgtgtccccagggccTAGCAGATAGTAGACATCAACATGTATCTATTAAAAGTTGTATCCTGAACCAAGGAGAACTCACACAGCCGTGGGGAGATTTCCCAAGGATCCCACACAGCCATTTCTTGTTTGCCCTAGTAACAGAACCTCTTCCTGGCCCGGACTCCCTGCCCTCTTCAGTCATAATTTTGGAACCAAATGTGCCTAGACTGCCAGCTATCAGAAGTCATGATGTGGCTCTACCATGATAGTATATCAACTGATCTTCCAGATTCAGGTCAAGGAGTTCTCAGCCTAGTCCCAGAGAATACATAGCCCCTTGCCCACCCAAGAGCATCAAGTTGCTCAGAGGCGGAACCAAGCCTACCCCTAGGTCCCAGGGACTCCCAAACCTCAATCTTCTTCAGCCCCAGAACATGTGAATCCAGGGCCAGGAGGGCTGAAGGGATCTTTGAGGTGGGTCAGAAAGCAGGGCTCTAAATGATTCAACATGGAAAACCCGAAACCTATCCGCCTTCAGTTACAGAGGACAGCGGGGCGGGGTCCACAGAGCAGGGCAGCTCCAAGGTCTTGCGTAAGTGCCAGAGGCAGGTAAACAATGATCGAGTGCCAGGCAACAGAGAGCCCAGAGCCTCTGCTCTCACCAGATGCCTGACCCTGCTTTTCCCACCACTGGCATGTGCCCAGGGCGCTCTTCACCAACCGGACTTGGGAAGAAGACTAGACCACAAGTTAATTCAGCTTCATCTGTCTGCCTGTCATTCCTGCCTGCGAGGAGGGGGCGGACACAGCACCTGTATCAGGCAGCCACTTCTCCCTGAGTTACTCATTAGCCTGCCCTGCCCCAATTCCATCATCTCTGGCCCAGCCATAAGCGTCTGGCTTCCAACTAGGAGTGACAGGGTCTCTGGACTCCTGgcagaagtgggggtggggtggtttcGGGTATGCCCAGGAAGAACTGGTATATAGAGGGCCTTGCAATATACTAGATGCTATATAATTGGCAGAGGCAGAAAATGGGTAAACTAGAGGTACACTGATTAGACTCCCCTTGGAGGtaacaaggaaaacaaaatagaaaaggaCCACTCAGTGACCTTGATCTTTTGGCTCCTATTTTCTCATACAGGTAATGAGATAAGGTTGACTGAGGATCCAAAAAGAACCCCCTAAGTGTACTCCTGGTTCAGTCCACTGAAACAGCCAAACCTGAGCGCCAGGCTAGAGCTGCTGGGCcagtgggggggaaaaaaacacaatgagGAACTGGGCCCCTGCAAACTGGCTGGACAGGTTTGAGAggcaagaggaaggggagggccAGGGAGACTCCACTGGCAGTTTGTGAAGCAGATCAGAGAAATTCCACACCACAGAGGAGGCAGAGGGGCAAAACCAGGGGCAGGGACTCTGTCCAGCTTAGATGCCAAGGCAGAAGGTGGGAAAGGAACAGGCAGGAGGAACAGAGATACGAACAGATACACAATGAGCCTGGTGAGTGAGAGACAGCCCAGTGTGCGACAGGAAGACTGTCTCCCTCTACCCCTCCCTCTTGAGAGTTCCCAAGGTTGCATTCCAGATCCCACATAACCTGGGCCACCTCCCTGGCTCTTAGTTCTCCCCTTGCCTAGCCTGAAGAAAACCAGCGGCCCTACTCTTCTCCTCACTTCCCACAGGGGTGGTGGCAAGCAGGTCAGCCTGGGGAAAGCAGGAAGGGTTCTAGGAAGCCAGAATCCTCTTAGGGTCAGGCAAATCTCTGGATTAGCAGTCCCCTAGGGCCAGCCCCCCATTCCCAAATACCCAGGATGAAAAAAGAGGTATGGAGGCATGTGTAAGCAGCCTGTCGACTACATAGCGGTTGCTAATTATTTCCCAATTACAACAACTCTCCTCAGGCAGGGCATCAAAGGGGCCAAGTTATGGCTGGCTCTGGTTCCCTCACCCGCCTAAGGCAAGGAAATCTGCCTCAGAAGTTTAGTCTAGGCCCTCATGTGCACCTCTCATCCAGCCTGAAGACTTAGAGGTGCTGAATCTCCTAGTCCTGGGGTCTCCTGAGGAGCCCTGCTTATTTCCTGCACCAGTGTCTTCTGCCAGTCTGACAGCCACCACAGTCCAGCTGTTAGGGATGCCTGGTGGGGTCTCAGCGAATAATGGAGAATTTCCAAGAGGCATTGAGAAAATTGGTTAGGCTCCCAAACCTCACCCAACAGCTCCATCTAGAACCCCAGAAGTATGTGTGCTTGGAGGGAGGGTTTGACATTAGCCCCCAGAAAGAGGCCTCATTAGAAAAAAGTATTTCTACATATTTTGTAGGCCTAGGGATCAGTGCTTACTCAAATCCCTCTCTCATAGAGCACTCTctcaagaggaagaaggaaaaatccTCTCTGGCAAGAAAGCAAAGGAGGACAAATGTCGAAAGCCTTAGTTTCACACCTAGCAAAGAGATGGGGGTATCCTCTCCTTTTACCTCTCGGTGTCTATTAATTGCACCTGTCTCCTCCCATAGGTGAAAGGTTAAAGACTCCACACCTCAGAGCCAACTCAAAGCTAGAAGAGAGGTATCAGGGCCGGCTCAGACTGGCAGTCGGGGAAAGAACCTCAGAGAAACAGCACCTTTCCACGCCCTCTCCTTTCCGTCTCTGAACCATAGACAGCAAGTCCCCTTTGCCCTACCAAGACTGACTCCTTCCCCCTACCATTCCGGTCTCCAGGAGAAATTCTGCCCCAGGGACTGGCGTCTGACCTCCAGAGATATCTTGGCCCTGAAACGCTTTCATGCCCTGGGAATAGCCTTAGCCTCAGGTGCCCCTCACCTGGCACCTTCCCAAGCACCTGCGTCTGGCACCTTAGAGCAGAAGCCAGCTCTTTATCAGTAGTACTCCCACCCTACCTtgacctcccctcctcctctcgcCAACACAGCACCTGTGCCCTGGGTATCTCTGATCGCCTTGACTCCCGCCCCTCAAGGGTACACCTGAGAGCTCGCCTGCCTCTTGGGTGCCCTCGCCTCCCGCCCGGTTCACTCACCCTAGCCGGGCTCGGCGCTCCCGGGCTCGGGCTCGGGCTCGGGGAGAGCTGCACGA
Proteins encoded in this region:
- the CGN gene encoding cingulin isoform X2 encodes the protein MEQASTMAEPRGPVDHGVQIRFITEPVGEAEIGTLRRGGRRPAKDARASTYGVAVRVQGIAGQPFVVLNSGEKGGDSFGVQIKGANNRGAPGALSSDSEHAESPYSQARELPAPSQGSTSDEEPGAHWNGRLLRSQSQASLAGPSLMDPDNRSTSLLELAPQGTSPGNTIDTAPLSSVDSLINKFDSHHGGQTRGRTGRRTRMLPPEQRKRSQSLDNRLPRATLQERERQSPDHWIPGTKHDQHTGRSKPSAQSSLGSFSRARQTQDWVLQSFEEPQGRVQDPAVLQFKSTPDLLRDQQEAAPPGSMDHVKATIYGILREGSSESETSVRRKVSLVLEQLQPLVMTSPGTAKAGQAELTQKVEELQKKLDDEVKKRQKLEPSQVGLERQLEEKAEECSRLQELLERRKGEAQQSTKELQNMKLLLDQGERVRHGLETQVMELQDKLKQAHGPEAAKEVLMKDLIETRELLEEVLEGKQRVEEQLRLRERELTALKGALKEEVASRDQEVEHVRQQYQRDTEQLRRSMQDVTQDHAALEAEKQKMSALVRGLQKELEETSEETGHWQNMFQKNKEELRATKQQLLQLRMEKDELEEELGEKIEALQRELGQARTGAGDTRQVEELKKELRRTQEELKELQEEQQSQEVAGRHRERELEKQLRVEAERSRGLEEQNLQLQKTLQQLRQDCEEASKAQMAAETEAAVLGQRRTAVETTLRETQEENDEFRRRILGLEQQLKEARGLAEGGEVAEARLRDKVQRLEAEKQRLEEALNAAQEEEGSLAAAKRALEARLEEAQRGLTRLGQEQQALNQALEEEGKQREVLRRSKAELEEQKRLLDRTVDRLNKELEQIGNDSKQALQQLQAQLEDYKEKARREVADAQRQAKEWASEAEKTSGGLSRLQDETQRLRQALQASQADRDTARLDKELLVQRLQGLEQEAENKRRSQDDKSRQLKSLEEKVSRLEAELDEEKSTVELLTDRMNRGRDQLAGSSSVLPKSSSSGLSLLGGPAEDRAHAGEVSPAGPGV